Within Mycobacterium heckeshornense, the genomic segment ATGTCGACGCGATCATCACGGTCAGCGCCGGGCTGAGCCGGTTGCCGATCGCGGCGCAATCCTTGTCGGAGACTCAGATCGCCGCCGACGCGCTGCGCCCGCTGGCCGGGGTGGTGCGTTCGGCGCGAATCGCCGCGGTCAGCGCGATCCTGCGGTCGGCGTGGCGGGGTTGACGGCCGGCGGGCATGCGGCGACGCAGTGCGGCGGTCGGCATGGCGCGCCGTTGACGCTGGCCCCGCAGCCGGGCACCGGGTCGGGTCCGCTGACCCGCTGCGGTGCACGGCCATAGCGCATTTCGTCGATCAGATCGACCGCTAGCCGCGCAAATCGCCGATCGGCGTTGGGGGTGCCGGCCCGCGCGAACGCCATGCCTGCCGCCTCGGCCTGCCCCCGCAGTTCGTGGTCGAGATCCCACACCACCTCGATATGGTCGGCGACGAATCCGATGGGGCAGATGATGACAGCTTTCACGCCCGCGTCAGCAAGAGTGGTGAGATGATCGGCGACATCGGGTTCCAGCCAAGGGATTTGGGGTGGACCCGATCGGGACTGCCATACCAGATCGTAATCGCAGTAGTCGACAGCATCTGCAACTAGCCTTGCAGCATAAGCGACTTGACGGCTGTAAAGGTGCGGTCCGCAGCGCTCATCAGCGGCCACCGGAATCGAGTGTGCGGTAAACACCAGCCGTGCACCGGCGCACACCGTGTCGGCGGCGTTACGGACTGCCTCGGCGAACATCTCGACGAACAGCGGGTGGTCGAAATACGGCCGGAGCTTGACCAGCTCGGGTGCGTCCGGCCCCGCTGCTGCCCGGGCCCGAGCGATGTCTTCCACGTATTGGGTGCAGCTGGAATACCCGCTCCACGCCGACGTGGTGAACACTGCTGCGCAGCGAATCTCGTCGTCGCGCATCGCAACAACCGCATCCTCGACATAAGGTTCCCAATTACGGTTACCGAAATACACCGGCAGCCGCAGACCACGGTCGGCAAGTTCGGCTCGCAGTTCGGCCACCAACGCCCGGTTGATGGCGTTGATCGGCGAGATCCCGCCGAAATGCAGATAGTGCTCGGCGACCTCGTCGAGACGCTGCCGCGGCACGTCGCGTCCGCGGGTGACGTTTTCCAGAAACGGCCGTACCTGGTCGGGTCCCTCCGGTCCGCCGAAGGACAGCAGCAGGACGGCGTCAAACCGCATCAGAGCAACTGGGTATGCGCGCCACCATCGGCATAGATGATGTCCCCCGTGGTGGCCGGCAGCCAGTCCGACAGGACCGCGCACACCGTTTTGGCGACCGGTGTGGCGTCCTTCATGTCCCAACCGATCGGGGCGCGCTGGTCCCATCCCTGTTCGAGCAGTTCCATGTGTTTGCTGGCTTCCTCCCCGAGTGCGCCACCGACGATCGCGCTCATCGCCAGTGTCCGAATAGGCCCGGCAGCAACAAGATTGGACCGCACACCGTGTTGGCCGGCCTCGCGCGCGACAAACCGGTTCACTGATTCGAGCGCACTTTTGGCCACCGTCATCCAGTTGTACGCCGGCATCGCCCGGGACGGGTCGAAGTCCATGCCGACGATCGCTCCACCGCGATTCATGATCGGCAACAACGCTTTCGCCAGCGAAGCGTACGAGTACGCCGAAATGTGAATACCCTTGGCGACGTCCTCGAACGGCGCGTCGAAGAACGGGTTGATGCCCATCCCGCTGGGTGGCATAAAGCCGATCGAGTGCACCACGCCGTCGAGCCTGTTGTCCTCCCCGATGACCTGGACCACTCGGTCGGCCAGCGTTTCGAGGTGCTCGTTGTTTTGCACGTCAAGTTCCAGCAGCGGCGGCTTCTGCGGCAGCCGGTCGAGGATGCGGTCGATCAGCCGCAGCCGGTCAAACCCGGTGCAGACCAGCTGTGCGCCCTGTTCCTGCGCGACGCGGGCGATGTGGAACGCGATCGACGCGTCGGTGATGATCCCGGTGACCAGGATCCGTTTGCCTTCCAGCAGTCCTGCCATGTCCGTCCTTTGTCGAGTCCTCAGTGACCCATTCCCATCCCGCCGTCCACGGGAATCACCGCGCCGGAAATGTAACTGGCGTCCTCGGAGGCCAGGAAGCTGACGACGCCGGCGACTTCGTCGGCCGTGCCGATGCGCTTCGCCGGGATGAACTCCAGGGCCCCCGCTTGAATCCGCTCATCCAGCGCGCGGGTCATATCGGTGTCAATGTAGCCGGGGGCCACCACGTTCGCGGTCACATTGGCCTTCGACAGCTCCCGGGCAATGGAGCGGGCCATGCCGATCAGACCGGCCTTGGAGGCGGCGTAATTGGCTTGGTTGCCGATGCCCCAGGTGCCGGAGACCGAACCGATGAAGATCATTCGGCCGAACCGCTTTCGCTGCATGCTGCGCGATGCCCGCTGAGCCACCCGGAACGCCCCGGTGAGGTTAGCGTCGATGACCTTGACGAACTTCTCCTCGGTCATCCGAATGAGAAACGCGTCCGCGGCGAGACCGGCGTTGGCCACCAGCACCTCGACCGGTCCCTGGTGTTCCTCGACCGCTTTGAAGGCGCGGTCGACGGCATCGTTGTCGGTGACGTCGCACTCGACGCCGAACAGCCCCTCGGGCGCCCCGGAGCCGCGGTGCGTGACGGCCACCTTGTGGCCGTCGGCGTGCAGCCGGCGCGCGATCGCGAGTCCTATCCCCCGGTTTCCGCCCGTGACCAGCACCGACCGGGGGACAAAGGGCGGCTTGCCCGGGTGGGTGGTTTCGGTGGCTGTGTCAGTCACCCCGACAACCTATCGCATCGCCGAGCGGCCACGTATGACACGCCTTTCGCGGCGGAGGTGTGCGTTAAGTGGCCACTCGACGAGCGAAAATCAGGTCGGCAGACGCCGGTTGATCAGCAGCGCCGCCAACCCGGCCAGCGCGAGGATCAGCGAACCCAGCCGCAACCAGCCGACACTGGCGTCGCCCCTGATCGTTTCGTAGCCGATCTGCTGCTGCAGCGTCGAGTAAACCTGCTTGAGTTCCTGCAAGTTGGACGCGTTGTAGGCGTTGCCGCCGGACAGCTCGGCGACCTTTTTCATCGTGGTGTCATCAACCGGCACCGGCTGGCGCTGGCCGTTGATCTCGACGAAGCCGTACGGTGTGCCGAACGATATGGTCGAGATCGGCACCCCCTGGTCCTTGGCGGTGCGCGCGGCGGTGAACGCGCCCTTAGGGTTGTCGGGGTTGGTCGGCACGGTTTCCTTGCCGTCGGAGAACAACACGATCCGCGCCGGCGGCGGGGTGTCGCCGCCGCCGATCACCGCCCCCACGGTGGCGATCGCCTG encodes:
- the fabG1 gene encoding 3-oxoacyl-ACP reductase FabG1 encodes the protein MTDTATETTHPGKPPFVPRSVLVTGGNRGIGLAIARRLHADGHKVAVTHRGSGAPEGLFGVECDVTDNDAVDRAFKAVEEHQGPVEVLVANAGLAADAFLIRMTEEKFVKVIDANLTGAFRVAQRASRSMQRKRFGRMIFIGSVSGTWGIGNQANYAASKAGLIGMARSIARELSKANVTANVVAPGYIDTDMTRALDERIQAGALEFIPAKRIGTADEVAGVVSFLASEDASYISGAVIPVDGGMGMGH
- a CDS encoding ferrochelatase, yielding MRFDAVLLLSFGGPEGPDQVRPFLENVTRGRDVPRQRLDEVAEHYLHFGGISPINAINRALVAELRAELADRGLRLPVYFGNRNWEPYVEDAVVAMRDDEIRCAAVFTTSAWSGYSSCTQYVEDIARARAAAGPDAPELVKLRPYFDHPLFVEMFAEAVRNAADTVCAGARLVFTAHSIPVAADERCGPHLYSRQVAYAARLVADAVDYCDYDLVWQSRSGPPQIPWLEPDVADHLTTLADAGVKAVIICPIGFVADHIEVVWDLDHELRGQAEAAGMAFARAGTPNADRRFARLAVDLIDEMRYGRAPQRVSGPDPVPGCGASVNGAPCRPPHCVAACPPAVNPATPTAGSR
- the inhA gene encoding NADH-dependent enoyl-ACP reductase InhA; protein product: MAGLLEGKRILVTGIITDASIAFHIARVAQEQGAQLVCTGFDRLRLIDRILDRLPQKPPLLELDVQNNEHLETLADRVVQVIGEDNRLDGVVHSIGFMPPSGMGINPFFDAPFEDVAKGIHISAYSYASLAKALLPIMNRGGAIVGMDFDPSRAMPAYNWMTVAKSALESVNRFVAREAGQHGVRSNLVAAGPIRTLAMSAIVGGALGEEASKHMELLEQGWDQRAPIGWDMKDATPVAKTVCAVLSDWLPATTGDIIYADGGAHTQLL